A genome region from Geminocystis sp. M7585_C2015_104 includes the following:
- a CDS encoding NYN domain-containing protein: MIVPHRPPDRVSIFVDGNNMFYAQQKNGWFFDPRKILDYFSKDAGCILVNAFWYTGLKDPQDQRAFRDALISLGYTVRTKILKEYYDEASGRISQKANLDIEIVVDMFNTVDQYDRVVLFSGDGDFERAIELLRSKNTHITVVSTEGMISRELRNATDKYIDLNDIRSAIEKTDY; encoded by the coding sequence ATAATTGTTCCCCACCGCCCCCCCGACAGAGTCTCCATTTTCGTCGACGGCAATAACATGTTTTATGCACAACAAAAAAATGGCTGGTTTTTTGATCCCCGTAAGATTCTTGACTATTTCTCTAAAGATGCTGGCTGTATACTCGTAAACGCCTTCTGGTACACCGGCCTGAAAGATCCCCAAGATCAACGGGCCTTTAGAGATGCTTTAATTAGCCTCGGATATACCGTTAGAACTAAAATCCTTAAAGAATACTACGATGAAGCCTCCGGCAGAATCTCCCAAAAGGCTAATCTGGATATTGAAATAGTAGTCGACATGTTTAACACTGTAGATCAGTATGATCGCGTAGTACTATTTAGCGGCGATGGCGACTTCGAAAGGGCTATCGAACTTTTACGCTCTAAAAATACCCACATCACTGTAGTCTCCACTGAAGGTATGATCTCCCGTGAACTTCGTAACGCTACAGATAAGTATATAGATTTGAACGACATCAGAAGTGCCATCGAAAAAACTGACTATTAA